The following are encoded in a window of Paenibacillus polymyxa genomic DNA:
- a CDS encoding sensor histidine kinase, giving the protein MLVDKLLVNIFLVFVPLLVYSALSDHRHRKHTPLLMGGVLGVSSVLCIMFSYIWYGLYWDLRYVPLILSVLYFGPKAGLLNITLMVMARMYIDPESMVVSFPSMMLCYLGPLLVRRKFMQLNSMLLRVGMNMLMSIWTNIAMLIFLLIHSWANGRLDKDEVELIRAILWFGVIQFLSIGASSFWMEFSLEREEMRRKIKYAEHLNTLGELAASMAHEVRNPLTVVKGFLQMVQSGLEGKNRRYIALALAEVDRAERIISDYLNLSRPQIGNTELMDLSGMVQQIVLLLKPMATKQGVRLYTELRNEIYVHMDRNQLLQALIHVTKNAIEAADDGGRVYIKLAIQEEKACLHIRDTGKGMSQEHLERVGTLFFSTKEVGTGLGTVVSFRIIEAMNGSIHYESEPGVGTEVVILLPLAQKSLLAAEG; this is encoded by the coding sequence ATGCTGGTAGATAAGCTGCTCGTGAACATATTTCTTGTGTTTGTACCGTTATTGGTATATAGCGCTTTGTCAGATCATCGGCATAGGAAACATACCCCGTTGCTTATGGGAGGGGTGCTGGGTGTGTCTTCTGTGCTTTGCATTATGTTTTCGTACATTTGGTATGGATTATATTGGGACCTTCGATATGTTCCTCTGATCCTTTCTGTTTTATATTTTGGTCCAAAGGCAGGGCTTCTGAATATAACGCTGATGGTGATGGCTCGTATGTATATAGATCCAGAGTCTATGGTGGTGAGCTTTCCCAGCATGATGTTGTGTTATTTGGGGCCTCTCTTGGTGAGAAGAAAGTTTATGCAGCTCAATAGTATGTTGCTTCGGGTGGGTATGAATATGCTAATGAGTATATGGACCAATATTGCCATGCTTATATTTTTGTTAATACATTCCTGGGCCAATGGCAGGCTGGATAAGGATGAGGTCGAGCTGATCCGGGCAATACTCTGGTTCGGTGTGATTCAATTCCTAAGCATTGGAGCCTCCTCTTTCTGGATGGAGTTTAGTTTGGAACGGGAAGAAATGAGAAGAAAGATTAAATATGCTGAGCATCTGAATACCTTAGGTGAACTGGCTGCCTCTATGGCTCATGAAGTAAGGAATCCGTTGACCGTGGTTAAAGGGTTCCTGCAAATGGTTCAGTCAGGGCTAGAAGGGAAAAATCGCAGATATATTGCTTTGGCACTAGCAGAGGTCGATCGGGCTGAAAGAATTATTAGCGACTATCTGAACTTATCCAGACCGCAGATTGGGAACACAGAGCTGATGGATTTGTCTGGCATGGTTCAACAGATTGTTTTGCTTTTGAAACCGATGGCGACCAAGCAAGGCGTAAGACTGTATACTGAGCTAAGGAATGAAATATACGTACATATGGATCGTAATCAGCTGTTACAGGCGTTAATACATGTGACGAAAAATGCGATCGAAGCTGCGGATGATGGGGGCAGGGTATACATAAAGCTGGCGATTCAGGAAGAGAAGGCATGTCTGCATATTAGGGATACGGGAAAAGGCATGAGTCAGGAGCATCTGGAGCGAGTGGGTACTTTGTTTTTTTCAACCAAAGAGGTAGGAACGGGACTGGGAACGGTCGTCTCCTTTCGAATCATTGAAGCTATGAACGGAAGTATACACTATGAGAGTGAGCCGGGAGTCGGAACCGAGGTAGTCATCCTGCTGCCACTCGCACAGAAATCTTTGCTCGCTGCTGAAGGATAG
- a CDS encoding helix-turn-helix domain-containing protein encodes MLDTSASSFILLSAFAKIVCEPGWKWQVREKPMPNYDLFYVWSGEGTVVLNGTSYPVSKGSCFLFKPGDDTRATHNPQKPLILTYIHFDLIEQPKLIPASYRMLEETFEVEHMLARYVRLRLERAYGADEEGKLILKQLMIHLLRADRKEPQEQQASNQLTEVIRETANYVRQHPGLPHRVEDLAARAGLSPRYFSIKFKELLGVSAQSHIISMRIERAQHLLLHAGMNVTEVAEALGYRDIFFFSRQFKQYTGKSPSEIR; translated from the coding sequence TTGCTGGATACATCTGCGTCATCGTTTATCCTGTTGTCGGCCTTCGCCAAAATTGTGTGCGAGCCGGGCTGGAAGTGGCAGGTACGCGAGAAGCCGATGCCAAACTATGATTTATTTTATGTATGGAGCGGAGAAGGCACAGTGGTCTTAAACGGGACGTCGTATCCGGTGAGCAAGGGGAGCTGCTTCCTGTTCAAGCCGGGGGATGATACCCGTGCCACACATAACCCGCAAAAGCCGCTCATACTTACCTATATTCATTTTGATCTTATCGAACAACCAAAGCTAATTCCTGCAAGCTACCGTATGCTGGAGGAAACGTTCGAGGTAGAGCATATGCTTGCCAGATACGTTAGACTACGCCTAGAGCGTGCTTACGGAGCTGACGAGGAAGGCAAGCTGATCCTGAAACAACTGATGATTCATCTGCTGCGTGCGGACCGTAAGGAGCCTCAGGAGCAACAAGCCAGTAACCAGCTCACCGAGGTCATTCGAGAAACGGCCAACTACGTGCGTCAGCATCCGGGACTTCCTCATCGCGTCGAGGATTTGGCTGCACGAGCGGGGCTGTCACCGCGTTATTTTTCAATTAAATTCAAGGAGCTGCTGGGTGTTTCCGCGCAATCTCATATTATCAGCATGCGGATTGAGCGTGCACAGCATCTATTACTACATGCCGGAATGAATGTGACCGAGGTGGCAGAGGCTTTGGGGTACCGTGACATCTTTTTTTTCAGCCGCCAATTCAAGCAGTACACGGGGAAAAGTCCGTCTGAGATCCGGTAA
- a CDS encoding ABC transporter permease, translated as MDLQRLHKERRVAFWGQVLPYLGYVIQSGLAVVFGFALIAFAAWYTSLLMHTPPDLPIRWIMLIVAIPIAHASFRTYLNAADIVFLRPQEHAMHHYFKASRIRGVVYKIFGLLLLSIIVWPLYIRSDAAPKPLLLTLLLFVLLKLLFSYGGWQELRMVSIGGSVGYRLLRWVLAVLMVAAWLWQPPLHSVPFIILVGVVYVLVLRFPVKLLVAWEKLIRTEGMQAARVMRTLGWFVDVPALTQRVTPRRWLSWLGGNIPWNRRGAYRYLLFKTFLRTEPAGIVIRLGILGLLIIYITHASWIGIAVYLFFIFLIGVQVTSLKQYHKDSLWLQLYPIPAHSRRASFLDFVVRLTLPAAVVLWLPFLAKGTEDLLSTLLTLLGGVAVVFLLRGAQAKKWRLDGQDEEEV; from the coding sequence ATGGATTTGCAACGTTTGCATAAAGAAAGACGTGTAGCGTTCTGGGGACAGGTGCTGCCCTATCTGGGCTATGTCATTCAGAGCGGTCTGGCGGTGGTCTTCGGCTTTGCGCTGATTGCCTTTGCCGCATGGTACACGTCGCTACTGATGCATACTCCACCGGATTTGCCCATCCGCTGGATCATGCTTATTGTGGCTATTCCGATTGCTCATGCGAGCTTTCGTACGTATTTAAACGCAGCGGATATTGTTTTCCTCCGTCCACAGGAGCACGCGATGCACCATTATTTTAAGGCCAGCCGGATTCGGGGTGTGGTGTATAAAATATTCGGTTTGCTATTGCTGTCTATTATCGTGTGGCCGCTGTATATTCGCAGTGATGCGGCGCCTAAGCCGTTGCTACTGACCCTGCTACTGTTTGTGCTGTTAAAGCTGCTATTCAGCTACGGCGGCTGGCAAGAGCTTCGCATGGTATCGATTGGCGGGAGTGTAGGCTATCGTCTGCTTCGGTGGGTGTTGGCTGTGCTGATGGTAGCCGCATGGCTATGGCAGCCTCCACTACACAGCGTGCCATTTATCATATTGGTCGGTGTGGTGTACGTGCTTGTTCTGCGTTTTCCGGTCAAGCTGCTAGTGGCTTGGGAAAAGCTGATTCGTACAGAGGGTATGCAGGCTGCTCGGGTGATGCGCACTTTGGGCTGGTTTGTCGATGTGCCCGCCCTTACGCAGAGAGTGACGCCACGTCGTTGGCTGTCCTGGTTGGGAGGTAACATACCTTGGAACAGAAGGGGAGCGTATCGTTACCTGCTGTTTAAGACATTCCTGCGTACAGAGCCAGCAGGTATTGTCATTCGGCTTGGAATTCTGGGGTTGTTAATTATATATATCACCCATGCTAGCTGGATTGGGATTGCAGTATATTTATTTTTCATATTCCTCATTGGTGTACAGGTTACTTCACTAAAGCAGTATCACAAGGATTCGTTGTGGCTTCAGTTATATCCGATTCCTGCGCATAGTCGTCGTGCGTCTTTTCTCGACTTTGTTGTTCGGTTGACGTTGCCGGCTGCTGTGGTTCTGTGGCTTCCTTTTCTGGCAAAAGGAACGGAAGATCTACTGTCTACACTGCTCACGCTGCTTGGGGGAGTTGCAGTAGTGTTCTTGTTACGAGGCGCTCAAGCCAAAAAATGGCGTTTGGACGGTCAGGATGAGGAAGAAGTGTAA
- a CDS encoding YjcZ family sporulation protein — translation MGAEETRGGYGGYGAFTSTGTILVLFILLVIISKTLFI, via the coding sequence ATGGGAGCAGAAGAAACAAGAGGCGGTTACGGTGGTTACGGCGCATTCACAAGCACAGGAACAATTCTGGTACTGTTCATTTTATTAGTTATCATCAGCAAAACGCTCTTTATATAA
- a CDS encoding LysR family transcriptional regulator, producing the protein MNISQLETLIMISKTMSFRKAGELLNLTQPAVSAQIKSLEDEFKTILIDRNQPVTLTDRGAVFLEHAERILEVVEELRQKLYDLNETPQGHIALGTTTSIAIQILPRVLSYFQDQFPLIKTSIQSMASSMIYQQVENGLIDVGIGYLIERNPNLSTSVLYYDSFELVVSPTHPLASQPHATIEALREIPLILLSPDTVGRKFVDDVFKKHQIAPHVVIELSSSEEVKRMVEINLGAAIISRLSVTSELRAGTLKMIHIPELEVSHPVGVIYKSGRYLNSAMQQFLSDLKGMPETNFTSSE; encoded by the coding sequence ATGAACATCAGTCAACTTGAAACACTTATCATGATTTCCAAAACGATGAGCTTCCGCAAAGCCGGGGAACTTCTCAATTTGACGCAGCCGGCGGTGTCCGCCCAAATTAAAAGTCTAGAGGATGAGTTCAAAACCATTCTGATTGACCGCAACCAGCCTGTCACCCTGACCGACCGGGGAGCTGTTTTTTTGGAACACGCCGAGCGCATATTAGAGGTTGTTGAGGAATTAAGACAAAAATTATACGATCTAAACGAAACACCGCAGGGTCACATTGCGCTGGGCACCACAACATCCATCGCTATTCAAATTTTACCGCGCGTGCTTTCCTACTTTCAGGATCAGTTCCCTCTCATCAAAACCTCCATTCAATCCATGGCTTCCTCAATGATTTATCAGCAGGTGGAGAACGGACTTATTGATGTTGGCATCGGTTATCTGATTGAACGTAATCCCAATTTAAGCACTTCGGTTCTGTACTACGATTCCTTTGAGCTAGTCGTGTCTCCTACTCATCCACTGGCCTCACAACCACATGCTACCATTGAAGCCCTTCGGGAAATTCCGTTGATTCTGCTCTCTCCCGATACGGTGGGACGAAAATTCGTGGATGATGTATTTAAAAAGCACCAAATCGCACCTCATGTCGTGATCGAGTTGTCCAGCAGCGAGGAAGTCAAACGGATGGTCGAAATTAATCTCGGTGCTGCCATTATTTCCAGACTATCGGTCACTTCTGAACTGCGTGCAGGCACATTAAAAATGATCCATATTCCCGAGCTGGAAGTTAGTCATCCGGTAGGAGTGATTTATAAATCCGGCCGATATCTAAACTCAGCCATGCAGCAATTTTTAAGTGATCTGAAGGGGATGCCGGAGACGAATTTCACCAGTTCTGAATAA
- a CDS encoding DEAD/DEAH box helicase, which yields MTLNFESLGVEQDLLDKLTEHEITQPSPVQAEAIPEIMKGKHVLARSQTGTGKTLAYLLPLLQAIDPQKKATQKLILAPSQELAMQIVREGQRYGEHRGIRVLGLIGGAAIKRQIEKLKDHPQLVVGTPGRVRELIASKKLKMHNITAIVIDEVDQMFQLGGAGDVTNILGTAQRDRQLVFLSATLNDEIQSLAKREMREYVEIGIDPDQKTASGLEHYYFVSEERDKVDMLRRLVRHFNPRKALVFVNTTNAIGEIEAKLKHMGLTTASLYGDADKVTRSNVLAKFREDKLKVLVASDVAARGLDIEGLEMVIHFDPATDSQAYVHRAGRTGRMGRKGLVASVVTDRETFIMRKFSRELGIDIAERALHGGRVVVPRPADAKRAPVRPSEARSLSNGASAEDRKAPVRAENGRPGRNSANGSAPGKSKGAALSKAGKAQRERDRKNKGAPRWLKEKGSKPNE from the coding sequence ATGACATTGAATTTTGAATCGCTCGGCGTTGAACAAGATCTGTTGGACAAACTGACTGAGCATGAAATTACACAGCCTTCGCCAGTTCAGGCAGAGGCTATACCGGAAATAATGAAGGGAAAGCATGTATTGGCGCGCTCACAAACTGGCACAGGCAAGACACTGGCTTATTTGCTGCCGCTGTTGCAAGCGATTGATCCACAGAAAAAGGCTACGCAAAAGCTGATACTAGCTCCAAGCCAGGAGCTCGCTATGCAAATTGTACGTGAGGGTCAGCGCTACGGAGAGCATCGCGGAATCCGTGTACTTGGTCTGATTGGTGGGGCGGCTATCAAACGTCAAATCGAAAAGCTCAAGGATCATCCACAGCTTGTCGTGGGTACACCAGGACGTGTACGGGAACTCATCGCTTCGAAAAAGCTGAAAATGCACAATATTACAGCCATCGTCATCGATGAGGTGGATCAGATGTTCCAGCTTGGCGGAGCAGGCGATGTAACCAACATATTGGGCACCGCCCAACGTGATCGTCAATTGGTATTCCTGTCCGCAACGCTGAACGATGAGATTCAGTCGCTGGCAAAACGGGAGATGCGTGAATACGTAGAAATTGGGATTGATCCCGACCAGAAGACGGCCAGTGGACTGGAACACTATTACTTTGTATCTGAAGAACGGGATAAGGTGGATATGCTGCGCCGTCTGGTGCGACATTTTAATCCAAGAAAAGCACTGGTGTTCGTGAATACGACCAATGCCATCGGGGAGATTGAAGCCAAGCTCAAGCATATGGGGCTGACTACGGCGTCCTTGTATGGAGATGCGGATAAAGTTACGCGTAGCAACGTGTTGGCCAAATTCCGCGAGGACAAGCTCAAAGTACTGGTCGCTTCGGATGTGGCAGCTCGTGGTCTGGATATTGAGGGACTTGAAATGGTCATTCATTTTGACCCGGCTACGGATAGTCAAGCTTATGTTCACCGTGCAGGACGGACAGGACGGATGGGACGCAAAGGATTAGTGGCATCGGTTGTCACTGACCGTGAAACATTTATCATGCGTAAGTTCTCCCGTGAACTGGGCATTGACATCGCAGAGCGTGCGTTGCATGGAGGTCGAGTAGTTGTGCCGCGTCCGGCGGATGCCAAGCGTGCACCTGTAAGACCATCCGAGGCTAGATCCTTATCTAATGGAGCATCGGCGGAGGACCGAAAGGCACCTGTTCGTGCCGAAAACGGACGTCCTGGCAGAAATTCCGCGAACGGTTCAGCTCCAGGCAAGAGCAAAGGAGCAGCCTTGTCCAAAGCAGGAAAAGCACAGCGCGAGCGTGATCGCAAAAACAAGGGTGCACCAAGATGGCTGAAGGAAAAAGGATCAAAACCGAACGAGTAA
- a CDS encoding SDR family NAD(P)-dependent oxidoreductase: MNILQDKIVVITGASSGIGALCAQLLSEKGAIPILTARSQERLKQVSAGISGRHELIQLDVTRQEQVEAVAARVLEQYGRVDILLNNAGYGKFEYFNETDLMEFEQMMDVNYMGVVRCIKAFLPQMTERGHGQIVNVASMAGKIGTAKSSSYTATKHALLGFSNALRQELRGSGVTVTTINPGPIDTPFFELADPSGGYVRNVSWFMLKPDKVARHIVRAMELGKEEVNLPRWVSPFLKLYQLAPRLTDRLGHGVMNKK, translated from the coding sequence GTGAATATACTACAGGACAAGATAGTTGTGATTACAGGTGCATCTAGTGGGATTGGCGCCCTTTGCGCTCAGTTGTTAAGCGAAAAGGGCGCGATTCCTATTTTAACAGCACGCTCGCAGGAGCGACTGAAGCAAGTATCTGCGGGAATCAGCGGCAGACATGAGCTTATCCAACTGGACGTCACCCGCCAGGAGCAGGTAGAGGCTGTTGCTGCACGAGTATTGGAACAGTACGGACGGGTCGATATATTGCTTAACAATGCGGGCTACGGAAAGTTTGAGTATTTTAATGAAACCGACCTGATGGAGTTTGAACAAATGATGGACGTGAACTACATGGGTGTTGTTCGCTGCATCAAGGCGTTTCTGCCGCAAATGACGGAGCGGGGCCATGGACAGATTGTCAATGTAGCATCCATGGCCGGGAAAATCGGGACAGCTAAATCTTCTTCTTACACGGCGACGAAGCATGCGTTGCTCGGTTTCAGCAATGCGCTTCGGCAAGAGCTGCGCGGGAGTGGAGTGACTGTAACGACGATTAACCCCGGGCCAATCGACACACCGTTTTTTGAACTGGCAGATCCTTCAGGAGGATATGTTCGAAATGTAAGCTGGTTTATGCTAAAACCTGATAAGGTAGCACGGCATATCGTAAGAGCGATGGAGCTTGGCAAGGAGGAGGTTAATCTGCCACGTTGGGTATCTCCTTTTCTCAAGCTGTATCAGTTAGCTCCCAGACTGACCGACAGGCTGGGTCATGGTGTGATGAATAAGAAATAA
- a CDS encoding aminotransferase class I/II-fold pyridoxal phosphate-dependent enzyme — MNPLAAQLNQNIQTGNEHVYQMLSLLGKEIYFPKEGILSQSAEAGKLAKKYNATIGIATEGNGPMHLEVIQEKLSAYNPKDLYPYAPPAGKPELRSVWRDKMLKENPSLAGKSYSLPVVTNALTHGLSIVADLFTDEGDAVIYPDKNWENYELTFGIRRHGRLVNFPLFTEDQRFNSEGLRDALLAQKEYGKAIVVLNFPNNPTGYTPGVEEGKAIVAAIQEAAEAGINVVVVTDDAYFGLFFEDSLHESLFGQLAGLHPRILPVKIDGATKEEFVWGFRVGFITFASEHQDVLSALEQKTLGIIRATISSGPHPSQTFVLDALKSTDFEQQKKEKFQIMKGRANKVKALLDSGKYGDVWSYYPFNSGYFMCLKLNGLSAERLRTHLLEQYGVGTIALGEYDLRIAFSCIEEEYLEDLYDIVYRGAQDLLNA; from the coding sequence ATGAATCCACTGGCAGCGCAGTTAAACCAAAACATTCAGACAGGCAACGAGCATGTATATCAAATGCTTTCTCTTTTAGGGAAAGAAATTTATTTCCCAAAAGAAGGGATTTTGAGTCAATCCGCAGAAGCAGGGAAGCTTGCTAAAAAGTACAACGCTACGATTGGCATTGCTACAGAAGGCAATGGTCCTATGCATTTGGAGGTCATTCAGGAAAAGCTGTCCGCTTACAATCCCAAGGATTTATACCCTTACGCTCCCCCTGCGGGCAAACCTGAACTACGTAGTGTATGGCGCGACAAAATGCTGAAGGAAAACCCTTCGTTGGCTGGAAAAAGTTACAGCCTTCCCGTAGTTACGAACGCGCTGACCCACGGTCTGAGCATCGTTGCCGACCTGTTCACGGATGAAGGGGATGCTGTCATTTACCCAGACAAAAACTGGGAAAACTATGAGCTGACTTTCGGTATTCGCCGTCATGGACGTTTGGTGAATTTCCCGTTGTTCACAGAGGATCAACGTTTTAATAGTGAAGGATTACGCGACGCTCTACTGGCACAGAAAGAATACGGCAAAGCGATCGTTGTGCTGAACTTCCCGAATAACCCGACGGGCTACACACCGGGAGTCGAAGAGGGTAAAGCGATTGTTGCTGCCATCCAGGAAGCCGCGGAAGCAGGCATCAATGTCGTAGTTGTGACGGATGACGCTTATTTTGGTCTGTTCTTCGAGGACTCCCTGCACGAATCACTATTCGGTCAGTTAGCTGGACTTCATCCGAGAATTCTACCCGTCAAAATTGACGGAGCTACCAAGGAAGAATTTGTTTGGGGCTTCCGTGTCGGATTTATTACCTTTGCTTCGGAACATCAGGATGTACTGAGCGCACTGGAACAAAAAACATTAGGGATTATTCGGGCAACGATTTCGAGCGGTCCTCACCCATCTCAAACCTTCGTCCTGGATGCCCTCAAGTCAACAGACTTTGAACAACAGAAGAAAGAAAAGTTCCAGATTATGAAGGGTCGGGCTAATAAAGTCAAAGCGTTGCTCGATAGTGGAAAATACGGAGATGTATGGAGCTACTATCCTTTCAATTCGGGTTATTTTATGTGCCTCAAGCTGAACGGCTTGTCCGCTGAACGACTGCGCACACATTTGCTGGAACAATATGGGGTAGGGACGATTGCGCTGGGTGAATATGATCTCCGAATCGCATTCTCATGTATCGAGGAAGAGTATCTGGAAGACCTGTATGACATTGTTTACCGTGGCGCACAAGATTTGTTGAACGCCTAA
- a CDS encoding ABC transporter ATP-binding protein, with translation MEQQPVLQINGLTGGYSAKRPVLHQISLDVKPGEMVGLIGLNGAGKSTTMKHILGLMTPQAGEIRVQGHKQDENPEEYQGAIAFVPESPELYPEMTVMEHMEFTARAYGVSEADFRTRSDQMLDLFRMRDKSGSMSMHLSKGMRQKVMIMCAFLAGPPLYVIDEPFLGLDPLGIRSLLDFMLEMKRSGSSILLSSHILSTIENYCDRFIVLHQGAIIAQGTLDEVTAQAGKPGMPLEDAFYELVQGRE, from the coding sequence ATGGAACAACAGCCTGTGTTGCAAATTAACGGACTGACCGGCGGATATAGCGCCAAGCGCCCGGTGCTGCATCAAATTTCGCTGGATGTGAAACCGGGTGAAATGGTAGGACTGATCGGTCTGAACGGTGCCGGGAAAAGTACGACCATGAAGCATATTTTGGGCCTGATGACACCGCAGGCCGGAGAAATCCGTGTGCAGGGGCATAAGCAGGATGAGAATCCCGAGGAATATCAGGGAGCCATTGCTTTTGTACCTGAATCTCCAGAGCTGTATCCTGAAATGACGGTGATGGAGCATATGGAATTCACGGCCAGAGCGTACGGAGTTAGCGAAGCAGATTTCCGCACGCGCAGTGATCAAATGCTAGACTTGTTCCGTATGCGGGATAAAAGTGGGAGTATGTCGATGCACCTGTCTAAAGGGATGCGCCAGAAAGTGATGATTATGTGCGCATTTTTAGCGGGACCGCCGTTGTATGTCATAGATGAACCTTTTTTGGGTTTGGACCCGCTGGGTATTCGTTCCCTGCTTGACTTTATGTTAGAGATGAAGCGTTCGGGTTCGTCCATTCTGCTCAGTTCTCATATTTTGTCCACGATTGAAAATTATTGTGATCGTTTCATTGTACTTCATCAGGGTGCCATCATTGCACAGGGTACGCTGGACGAAGTGACAGCACAGGCGGGTAAGCCGGGCATGCCGCTGGAAGATGCATTTTATGAGCTGGTACAAGGCAGGGAATGA
- a CDS encoding chemotaxis protein CheX, protein MKAEVINPFLESARRVIEQLIQVSPSPGNLGVKNVELVDDHIWIMIGMTGQLSGNIVFGLNEQVALRMVSAMMGGFVLTEIDEMGKSAISELGNMISGNASTILSSQGIVVDITPPQVMKSENLTTFVPQRALYIPLTVEGIGELDIQVMIS, encoded by the coding sequence GTGAAGGCAGAAGTGATAAATCCTTTTTTGGAGTCGGCGCGACGGGTCATTGAACAATTGATCCAAGTATCTCCTTCACCCGGAAATCTTGGTGTGAAAAATGTCGAGCTGGTGGACGACCACATCTGGATTATGATCGGGATGACCGGACAGCTTAGCGGAAATATTGTGTTCGGCCTGAATGAACAGGTGGCGCTACGTATGGTATCAGCGATGATGGGCGGATTTGTGTTGACTGAAATTGATGAGATGGGAAAAAGCGCAATTTCAGAATTGGGCAATATGATTAGTGGTAATGCCAGTACGATTTTGTCCAGTCAGGGAATTGTCGTGGATATTACGCCTCCGCAGGTCATGAAATCAGAAAACTTGACCACTTTTGTGCCTCAGCGTGCCCTTTATATTCCGCTTACGGTGGAAGGAATCGGTGAGCTGGATATTCAGGTGATGATCTCTTAA
- the asd gene encoding archaetidylserine decarboxylase (Phosphatidylserine decarboxylase is synthesized as a single chain precursor. Generation of the pyruvoyl active site from a Ser is coupled to cleavage of a Gly-Ser bond between the larger (beta) and smaller (alpha chains). It is an integral membrane protein.), which translates to MAKQWLRLMTELSSRKWVCRIVGSFAQSGASRLFIPTFIRTYQIQTHEAEQEWKEYRSLNAYFTRKLKAGMRPIDTNAEVMTSPVDARITFTGPITSGTLLNVKGQDYTLEELLNRSPRLEKYTHGYAFVLYLSPTDYHRIHAPVSGTLVEKEHLRGKVYPVNDFGLQHMRAVLSRNERQITYIAHEYGEVAVVKVGAMNVSSIKYTDDKAVSWTKGDDLAYFEFGSTVVLLTENGTFEPDPALKLGDAVKMGQRLGCFRHDPKA; encoded by the coding sequence ATGGCAAAACAGTGGCTGCGGCTCATGACGGAGCTATCATCGCGCAAGTGGGTGTGCCGGATTGTAGGCTCCTTCGCGCAAAGCGGTGCAAGCCGACTTTTTATCCCCACCTTTATACGTACGTACCAGATCCAGACGCATGAGGCGGAACAGGAATGGAAGGAATACCGTTCTCTAAACGCCTATTTTACACGCAAATTAAAAGCGGGCATGCGCCCGATTGATACGAACGCCGAGGTGATGACCAGTCCGGTAGATGCACGGATTACTTTCACTGGCCCAATTACGTCCGGTACTCTTTTAAATGTCAAAGGGCAGGACTATACCCTGGAAGAGCTTCTTAACCGCTCTCCGCGTCTTGAAAAATACACACACGGCTATGCTTTTGTGCTCTATCTCAGCCCGACGGATTATCATCGCATTCATGCACCAGTATCCGGTACGCTGGTAGAAAAAGAGCATCTGCGCGGCAAGGTATACCCAGTGAATGACTTCGGCTTGCAACATATGCGAGCAGTTCTTAGCCGCAATGAACGACAGATTACGTACATTGCCCACGAATATGGTGAGGTGGCGGTCGTCAAGGTTGGCGCAATGAATGTGAGTAGCATCAAATATACGGATGATAAGGCCGTCTCATGGACAAAAGGGGACGATCTCGCCTATTTCGAATTTGGATCAACTGTCGTTTTGCTAACTGAAAACGGCACGTTTGAGCCAGACCCCGCATTGAAGCTGGGGGATGCGGTAAAAATGGGGCAACGTCTGGGTTGCTTTCGACATGATCCCAAAGCATAA